A single region of the Cereibacter sphaeroides 2.4.1 genome encodes:
- a CDS encoding RES family NAD+ phosphorylase yields the protein MARRRVTWDRTHRIIRSRFPPIDLFEDIADPADWEAIASAEAKSNPRLRESLGRLDLVPPARRVSGAGASWAMAPFTHVSPDRPSRFSDGSFGVYYAAETLETALIEVAHHHGRFMAATNEAPGWTSEFRQLVGRLDAELEVVGAERADLLDPEDYRAAQRFGAERRAEGAEGILYPSARAPDGLCVALFWPDVAGAPAQGDHFAFEWDGSRVSRIHNLATGALHAL from the coding sequence ATGGCGCGCCGCCGCGTGACCTGGGACCGGACCCACCGGATCATCCGCTCGCGCTTTCCGCCCATCGACCTCTTCGAGGACATCGCCGATCCCGCCGACTGGGAGGCCATTGCCTCGGCCGAGGCGAAGAGCAATCCCCGGCTCCGCGAGAGCCTGGGCAGGCTCGATCTGGTGCCGCCGGCGCGGCGTGTCTCGGGCGCTGGCGCCTCATGGGCTATGGCGCCCTTCACCCATGTCTCGCCCGACCGGCCGAGCCGTTTCTCCGACGGCAGTTTCGGGGTCTATTACGCGGCCGAGACGCTCGAGACCGCGCTCATCGAGGTGGCTCACCACCATGGGCGCTTCATGGCGGCCACGAACGAGGCCCCGGGCTGGACATCGGAGTTCCGCCAACTGGTCGGGCGACTCGATGCCGAGCTCGAGGTGGTGGGGGCCGAGCGGGCGGATCTGCTCGATCCGGAGGATTACCGCGCCGCGCAGCGCTTCGGCGCCGAGCGGCGGGCGGAAGGAGCCGAGGGCATCCTCTATCCCAGCGCCCGCGCGCCGGACGGGCTCTGCGTCGCGCTCTTCTGGCCGGACGTGGCCGGGGCGCCGGCTCAGGGCGACCACTTCGCCTTCGAATGGGACGGCTCGCGGGTCTCGCGCATCCACAATCTCGCGACCGGCGCGCTGCACGCGCTCTAG
- a CDS encoding DeoR/GlpR family DNA-binding transcription regulator — protein MALNFRQTEILEIARSEGRVVVEQLAEHFAVTLQTIRRDLTELSDAGLLDRVHGGAVLRTGVSNIGYEERRRMNEAAKASIGRACARAIPDNSSMIINIGTTTEAVARELLNHRNITVVTNNMNVANILATNPSCEVMVAGGQLRRSDGGLVGDLTIQFIEQFKVDFAIIGASALDREGDMLDFDLAEVRVSKAILRQSRQRFLVTDSSKLDRKAPVRLGSLEELDAVFTDSPLPEELARRCESWETAVTVADQAIPSA, from the coding sequence TCGCCCGCAGCGAGGGGCGCGTGGTGGTCGAGCAGCTCGCCGAACATTTCGCGGTCACGCTCCAGACCATCCGACGCGACCTGACCGAACTGTCGGACGCAGGCCTCCTTGACCGGGTGCATGGCGGAGCGGTGCTGCGCACGGGCGTGTCGAACATCGGCTACGAGGAGCGGCGCCGCATGAACGAGGCCGCCAAGGCCTCCATCGGGCGGGCCTGCGCCCGGGCGATCCCGGACAATTCCTCGATGATCATCAACATCGGCACCACGACCGAGGCCGTCGCGCGCGAGCTTCTGAACCACCGCAACATCACGGTCGTGACGAACAACATGAACGTGGCCAATATCCTCGCCACCAACCCCTCCTGCGAGGTGATGGTCGCGGGCGGACAGCTCCGCCGCTCGGACGGGGGGCTGGTGGGCGATCTGACGATCCAGTTCATCGAGCAGTTCAAGGTGGATTTCGCGATCATCGGCGCTTCGGCGCTGGATCGCGAGGGCGACATGCTCGATTTCGACCTGGCCGAGGTGCGGGTCTCGAAGGCGATCCTGCGTCAGTCGCGGCAGCGGTTCCTCGTCACGGACAGCTCCAAGCTCGACCGCAAGGCCCCGGTGCGGCTTGGCTCGCTCGAGGAGCTGGACGCCGTCTTCACGGACAGCCCCCTGCCCGAGGAGCTGGCGCGCCGCTGCGAGAGCTGGGAGACCGCGGTCACCGTGGCGGATCAGGCGATCCCGTCCGCCTAG
- a CDS encoding antitoxin Xre/MbcA/ParS toxin-binding domain-containing protein, with protein MFALRPLDKTPADPGTPRITDAEAAAMARAVVNLFRLWEVSDREAAILLGELSPRTWARWKGGAPGRISRDQKTRLSLLMGIHKALRLIFREPERAYGWVRRPNEAFGGAPALQVMLGGEITDLLRVRNYLDAERGGW; from the coding sequence ATGTTCGCCCTCCGCCCGCTGGACAAGACCCCCGCAGATCCCGGCACTCCCCGCATCACCGATGCGGAAGCGGCCGCCATGGCGCGCGCGGTCGTCAATCTTTTCCGCCTCTGGGAGGTCTCGGACCGCGAGGCGGCGATCCTGCTGGGCGAGCTTTCGCCGCGCACCTGGGCGCGCTGGAAGGGCGGTGCTCCGGGGCGGATCTCGCGCGACCAGAAGACGCGGCTGTCGCTTCTGATGGGGATCCACAAGGCGCTCCGGCTGATCTTCCGCGAGCCCGAGCGGGCCTATGGCTGGGTGCGGCGGCCCAACGAAGCCTTCGGAGGGGCGCCCGCGCTACAGGTGATGCTGGGCGGCGAGATCACCGACCTGCTCCGCGTGCGCAATTACCTCGATGCCGAGCGCGGAGGCTGGTGA
- a CDS encoding DUF475 domain-containing protein, translated as MTTASGKSTISYFTWAFAFTLVGLALGGFLGWQTTGTIEGTATIFFICCVLAVLEISLSFDNAIVNANKLKTMTPEWQHRFLTWGIIIAVFGMRIIFPLLIVVIAAHLGPWEALKLAATQPAEYSRIMHEAHTPIAAFGGTFLMMVGLTYFFDQEKDIHWVRWIEEQASRYSSIRGVEVAVVLCAVLGFSRLLEGAEQQVFINSALYGLLTFLLVEVLGGFLDHRQQALDAAAKGGFGAFLYLEVLDASFSFDGVIGAFALSQNLFVIAIGLGIGAMYVRSMTIMLVERGTLAQYRYLEHGAFYAILILSVIMYVQTLTHIPEVITGLGGAGLIGISLWSSIRWNRQHAGELPEAEAAPR; from the coding sequence ATGACCACGGCTTCCGGGAAAAGCACGATCTCCTATTTCACCTGGGCCTTCGCCTTCACGCTCGTGGGGCTGGCCCTCGGCGGCTTCCTCGGCTGGCAGACGACCGGCACAATCGAAGGCACCGCCACGATCTTCTTCATCTGCTGCGTGCTGGCGGTGCTCGAGATCTCGCTCTCGTTCGACAATGCCATCGTGAATGCCAACAAGCTGAAGACGATGACGCCCGAGTGGCAGCACCGTTTCCTCACCTGGGGCATCATCATCGCGGTCTTCGGGATGCGGATCATCTTCCCCCTGCTGATCGTCGTCATCGCGGCGCACCTCGGCCCCTGGGAGGCACTGAAGCTCGCGGCCACCCAGCCCGCGGAATATTCCCGCATCATGCATGAGGCGCACACGCCCATTGCGGCCTTCGGCGGCACCTTCCTGATGATGGTCGGCCTGACCTACTTCTTCGACCAGGAGAAGGACATCCACTGGGTGCGCTGGATCGAGGAACAGGCCAGCCGCTATTCCTCGATCCGCGGGGTCGAGGTGGCGGTGGTGCTCTGCGCGGTCCTGGGCTTCTCGCGGCTCCTCGAAGGGGCCGAGCAGCAGGTCTTCATCAACAGCGCGCTCTACGGGCTGCTCACCTTCCTCCTCGTCGAGGTGCTGGGCGGCTTTCTCGACCATCGCCAGCAGGCGCTCGACGCGGCGGCCAAGGGCGGGTTCGGCGCCTTCCTCTATCTCGAGGTGCTCGACGCCTCCTTCTCCTTCGACGGGGTGATCGGGGCCTTCGCCCTTAGCCAGAACCTGTTCGTGATCGCGATCGGCCTCGGGATCGGCGCGATGTATGTGCGCTCGATGACCATCATGCTGGTCGAGCGCGGGACGCTGGCGCAATACCGCTACCTCGAGCACGGCGCCTTCTACGCGATCCTGATCCTCTCGGTCATCATGTATGTCCAGACGCTGACCCACATTCCCGAGGTCATCACCGGGCTCGGCGGTGCGGGGCTGATCGGGATCTCGCTCTGGTCCTCGATCCGCTGGAACCGGCAGCATGCCGGAGAGCTGCCCGAGGCCGAGGCGGCCCCGCGCTGA